The genomic DNA TTCGGTGCGGGCCACGAAGTCGGTTTCGCAGTTGACCTCGATGAGAGCCCCGACCCGATTGCCGTGGTGAATGTAGGCATCCACCAGGCCTTCGCTGGCCCGGCGGCCCGCCTTGCGCTCGGCGGCGGCCATCCCCTTCTCCCGCAGGATGCGGATGGCCTCCTCCATGTCGCCCTTGGCTTCTTCCAGGGCACGCTTGCAGTCCATCATGCCCGCCCCGGTTTTTTCCCGCAGTTCTTTAACTTGGCTGGCCGATATGGTCATGGGTACAGGACCTCCGTTTTCACCGGGTTACTGAACGACCTGGACCCCCTGCAGGCCCTCCAAAATAGCGTCGGCAATCTTGCCGGTAATGAGCCGGACGGCACGGACGGCATCATCGTTGCCGGGGATGATGTAATCCACTTCTTCCGGATCACAGTTGGTATCCACGATGGCTACGATGGGAATGCCGAGGCGGCGGGCTTCCAGCACGGCGATCCGTTCCTTGCGGGGATCCACCACGTACATGGCGTCGGGCAGTTCCTGCATGCCCCTGACACCGCCCAAGTACCGCTCCAGCCGTTCCCGCTCCCGTTGGAGACTGCTCACTTCCTTTTTCGTCAGGTTTTCCATGTAACCCGACTCTTCCATCTCCAGCAGTTCTTCCAGGCGCTCCACCCGGGTGCGCATGGTGCTGAAGTTGGTGAGCATGCCGCCCAGCCAGCGGTTGTTGACGTAGTACATGCCGCAGCGGGTGGCCTCTTCGGCGATGGTGTCCTGAGCCTGCTTCTTGGTCCCTACGAACAGTATCTTGCCGCCCTGGAAGGCCAGGTTGCGCACGAAGTCGTAGGCGGATTCCAGCAGCCGCACGGTCTTTTGCAGGTCGATGATGTAGATGCCGTTGCGCTCGGTGAAAATGTAAGGTCGCATCTTCGGGTTCCAGCGACGTGTCTGGTGCCCGAAGTGGACGCCGGCCTCCAGCAACTGCTTCATGGTCACGACGGCCACTTCTACACCCCCTCCCGTTGGTTGGTCGCGCCGGCCTGTTCCGAGCAACCCAGGGGAACGTCCCGGCGCCCTCCGCCTATCTCCTCCCCGCCGGAACCGGCGGTGGCCCCCGTAGAGGATCGGGGCCGCCGGCACCCCCGGCGGGATCCATAGGCGTGTGTGATGCCTCGCCCTGCCACGGGCGGGACTTGTCCCGGCGGGCGCCACAGGCGGCCGCCGGCGGGGTCAAACCCGACCTA from Sphingobacteriaceae bacterium includes the following:
- the rpsB gene encoding 30S ribosomal protein S2 — translated: MAVVTMKQLLEAGVHFGHQTRRWNPKMRPYIFTERNGIYIIDLQKTVRLLESAYDFVRNLAFQGGKILFVGTKKQAQDTIAEEATRCGMYYVNNRWLGGMLTNFSTMRTRVERLEELLEMEESGYMENLTKKEVSSLQRERERLERYLGGVRGMQELPDAMYVVDPRKERIAVLEARRLGIPIVAIVDTNCDPEEVDYIIPGNDDAVRAVRLITGKIADAILEGLQGVQVVQ